A genomic window from Ruminiclostridium cellulolyticum H10 includes:
- a CDS encoding acyl-CoA dehydrogenase family protein, with protein MEFSFSKELLQLKAMVSKFVDKDLAPFAAEYDKKENPKDCIPWSIIEKAMGLGLGSAAVPKEFGGSGLSSLEILTIIEELARGDAGFAYTLLSTITGAQLITKFGTDEQKNQWLTKIANDQTKRFLMGFALSEPQTGSDNMSPNPNAGMLTTAELTDGQYIINGTKSFITNAGIAGLYLVWARTDKSKGAPQGGLSVFLVPADAPGLKVGKIEDKMGNRLSQQGELIFENCIIPASNLLGKEGMGLPVCLAMIENRFSTVGAIGTGIAQAAFNISYKYAKERVQGGAPIINQQAISHKLANILIAIESSRLLYQKAAWHLDNMIPGMVIGSMSKVAGSEAAIMASNETIQILGCYGYSREYPAEKLLRDSKALSICESANEVQRSNIIMMLQMMEQKPQG; from the coding sequence ATGGAATTTAGTTTTTCAAAAGAACTGCTACAATTAAAAGCAATGGTAAGTAAGTTTGTTGACAAGGATCTTGCACCTTTTGCGGCTGAGTATGATAAAAAAGAGAACCCAAAAGATTGCATACCATGGTCAATAATAGAAAAGGCAATGGGACTGGGTTTGGGCAGTGCGGCTGTTCCTAAAGAGTTTGGCGGGAGCGGGCTATCAAGTCTTGAAATATTGACTATAATTGAAGAACTTGCTCGCGGAGATGCCGGATTTGCTTATACATTATTATCAACTATAACTGGAGCACAGTTAATAACAAAATTTGGCACAGATGAGCAGAAGAATCAATGGTTAACTAAGATTGCAAATGACCAAACCAAAAGATTTTTAATGGGATTCGCATTATCAGAACCTCAAACTGGATCTGACAATATGTCACCTAATCCAAATGCGGGTATGTTAACGACAGCAGAGTTAACTGATGGTCAGTACATAATAAATGGTACTAAAAGCTTTATTACTAACGCAGGAATTGCAGGGTTATACCTTGTTTGGGCTAGAACTGACAAATCAAAAGGTGCACCTCAGGGCGGACTTAGTGTATTTCTAGTACCAGCGGACGCACCCGGTCTTAAAGTAGGGAAAATCGAAGACAAAATGGGAAATAGATTATCACAGCAAGGAGAATTAATTTTCGAAAACTGTATAATCCCAGCAAGTAATTTACTTGGAAAAGAGGGTATGGGGCTGCCAGTTTGCTTAGCAATGATTGAAAATCGTTTTTCCACTGTAGGAGCCATAGGTACAGGTATTGCACAGGCCGCTTTTAATATTTCTTATAAATATGCAAAAGAAAGAGTTCAGGGTGGAGCACCTATTATTAACCAGCAAGCAATAAGCCACAAATTAGCAAATATACTAATAGCTATAGAGTCATCAAGGCTGCTATATCAAAAAGCGGCATGGCATTTGGATAACATGATACCTGGTATGGTAATAGGCTCAATGAGCAAAGTAGCGGGATCAGAGGCTGCAATCATGGCATCAAATGAGACAATACAAATTTTAGGATGTTATGGTTATTCAAGAGAATACCCTGCAGAAAAGCTTCTTAGAGACTCGAAAGCATTATCAATTTGTGAATCTGCAAACGAGGTTCAGCGCAGTAATATAATAATGATGCTTCAAATGATGGAGCAAAAACCGCAGGGTTAA
- a CDS encoding AMP-binding protein has product MLKNDIKSFYQLFNYIKDNNDNYINYLSWSGKKYKYFRKTFSEIHDDIQACYNNLKQAGITENSVIYIDIDNSYEFLICDFAIILTGALSIVSNNTEPLDKVKDRVRQFKAEYIISKRELIDSLVDVNVIDISSLFQIGNNSIVTQTLYNNKDFSVVFSSGTSGFPKALGITEQGSIGSSKHFFNYMGFCSSDKFMIYLPLANYQQRFFFWGCLITSVNIALGDDKSLFHALKEFNPTILLAPPNFYYNLFCSDNNNGFFKKIFKNINNKFICKHITHKPIYEALGKKMHYLLTGMAPIDLKVLEHFSDIKLEIYQIYGQTEIGMIACNNKKLNKIGTVGRPIIKLYLSDDNEIVTESVFPIVSCYYREDNTKDFLGMVRPTGDVGSIDNDGFLSINGRKNETIILNNGIKINPIMIENKIKSSLQIADMVIFKTRQESNNFALNIVLLIDGFSNLNSEAIKQNINSVQEIKSNTNIVNIYKYDLKIEEKKVFYTENGKFSRVRAIDFFKENFEKLVKI; this is encoded by the coding sequence GTGTTAAAAAATGACATTAAGAGTTTCTATCAATTATTCAATTACATAAAAGATAATAATGATAATTACATTAATTATTTGAGTTGGAGCGGTAAAAAGTATAAGTATTTTAGAAAAACTTTTTCTGAAATTCATGATGATATACAAGCTTGTTATAATAATTTAAAACAAGCCGGTATAACAGAAAATTCAGTTATTTATATTGATATTGATAATTCTTATGAGTTTTTAATTTGTGATTTTGCTATTATTCTTACAGGTGCATTATCTATAGTTTCTAATAATACCGAGCCATTAGATAAAGTTAAAGATAGAGTTAGACAGTTTAAAGCAGAGTACATAATCAGTAAAAGAGAGCTTATAGATTCACTGGTTGATGTTAACGTTATTGACATTAGTTCCTTATTTCAAATAGGGAATAATTCAATAGTTACTCAGACTCTTTATAATAATAAAGATTTTTCAGTGGTATTTTCATCTGGAACGTCAGGATTTCCCAAAGCGTTAGGTATTACTGAACAGGGATCTATTGGAAGTTCAAAACATTTTTTTAATTATATGGGTTTTTGTTCATCGGATAAGTTTATGATTTATCTGCCGCTGGCAAATTATCAGCAACGCTTTTTCTTTTGGGGATGCTTGATTACTTCTGTTAACATAGCTTTAGGCGATGATAAATCCCTTTTTCATGCACTGAAAGAATTTAACCCAACAATTTTATTAGCTCCGCCAAATTTCTATTATAATCTGTTCTGTTCAGACAATAATAATGGATTCTTTAAAAAAATATTTAAGAATATAAATAATAAATTTATTTGCAAGCATATTACTCATAAGCCAATATATGAAGCATTGGGAAAGAAAATGCATTATCTGCTTACTGGTATGGCACCAATTGATCTTAAAGTTTTAGAGCATTTTAGTGATATCAAGTTAGAAATTTATCAGATTTATGGTCAGACCGAGATTGGGATGATAGCCTGTAACAATAAAAAACTAAATAAAATTGGAACTGTAGGAAGACCAATTATCAAGCTTTACCTATCTGATGACAATGAAATAGTTACCGAAAGCGTTTTTCCAATTGTCAGCTGTTATTATAGGGAAGACAATACAAAAGATTTCTTGGGTATGGTTAGACCAACAGGGGATGTTGGGAGTATAGATAATGATGGATTTTTAAGTATTAACGGAAGAAAAAATGAGACAATTATACTTAATAACGGGATCAAGATAAACCCTATTATGATTGAAAATAAGATAAAGTCAAGCTTACAAATAGCTGACATGGTAATCTTTAAAACAAGACAAGAGAGTAATAACTTTGCTTTAAATATCGTTTTATTAATAGATGGCTTTTCAAATTTAAACTCCGAGGCTATAAAACAGAATATAAACAGTGTTCAAGAAATTAAATCAAATACAAATATCGTTAATATTTACAAATATGATTTAAAAATCGAGGAAAAGAAGGTTTTCTATACAGAGAACGGAAAGTTTTCACGAGTGAGAGCTATTGATTTCTTTAAAGAGAATTTTGAAAAGTTGGTAAAAATCTAA
- a CDS encoding phosphopantetheine-binding protein has protein sequence MIFKINYEKVIINTLKEIASDKNINKDTIILKDIYIDSMGWLQFLIKLEKKLKCTFEPDFLAKGKYETVEDLINGIKNYVNSK, from the coding sequence ATGATTTTTAAAATTAATTATGAAAAAGTTATTATTAATACTTTAAAAGAAATTGCTTCAGATAAAAACATAAATAAAGATACTATTATTCTGAAAGATATATATATTGATTCAATGGGATGGCTTCAATTCCTTATAAAGCTAGAAAAAAAGCTTAAATGTACTTTTGAGCCGGATTTCCTAGCTAAAGGAAAATACGAGACAGTAGAGGACCTGATCAATGGTATCAAAAACTATGTTAATTCAAAATAA
- a CDS encoding 3-oxoacyl-(acyl-carrier-protein)-like protein: MEIDTYIKYIDYYLPENFITVDDVFSSLDNEIFERKNISKDTFCSKLKKETKLNKISIFKKEDDLASIVFSMIEKLLKETKINPQEIDYLVCGNEVLLKHNNTSIIHYIQKAFNFNKSTIVPLLQPCAAALFAMGLSRSLLNREKKNMLILSACKWESAEDRFIDFTVRGDGIGLLLVGSDTGFLRIADWNSCNLGNPSYNKIENKAQSQDFRSDMINRGVSFFNETLSKFKLEKDDIGKVIPPNVRHDVYFDVYSHYLKMDPKVFYLDNVPNGGHICDIDIVRNLKDYINSKKKAKNQNIVLYTPDVEKSFDVNYHLVLLKNAT; the protein is encoded by the coding sequence ATGGAAATTGATACATATATAAAGTATATTGATTATTATTTACCTGAGAATTTTATTACTGTCGATGATGTATTCTCAAGCCTAGATAATGAAATCTTTGAAAGAAAAAACATATCCAAGGATACATTTTGTTCAAAGTTGAAAAAAGAAACGAAATTGAACAAAATTTCAATATTTAAAAAAGAGGATGATTTAGCTTCGATAGTTTTTAGTATGATAGAAAAGTTATTAAAGGAAACCAAAATTAATCCTCAGGAAATAGATTATTTAGTTTGCGGAAACGAAGTTTTATTGAAACATAATAATACTTCAATTATTCACTATATTCAAAAAGCATTTAATTTCAACAAGTCTACAATTGTCCCACTGTTACAACCATGTGCAGCAGCATTATTTGCAATGGGACTTTCAAGAAGTCTGTTAAATAGGGAAAAGAAGAATATGCTTATCTTGTCTGCTTGTAAATGGGAGTCTGCTGAAGACAGATTTATCGATTTTACAGTACGGGGTGATGGTATAGGTCTTTTATTAGTTGGAAGTGATACGGGTTTCTTGAGAATCGCTGACTGGAATTCATGTAATTTAGGTAATCCAAGTTACAATAAAATAGAAAATAAAGCCCAGAGTCAAGATTTTCGTAGTGATATGATAAACCGAGGAGTTTCCTTTTTTAACGAAACTTTAAGTAAGTTTAAGTTAGAAAAGGATGATATAGGAAAGGTGATTCCGCCTAATGTTCGACATGATGTTTATTTTGATGTATATAGTCATTATTTAAAAATGGACCCAAAAGTATTCTACCTTGATAACGTTCCCAATGGTGGTCATATTTGCGATATTGATATTGTTAGAAACCTTAAAGATTATATCAATAGTAAAAAGAAGGCTAAGAATCAGAATATTGTTTTATATACTCCAGATGTAGAAAAATCTTTTGATGTAAATTATCATCTAGTGTTATTAAAAAATGCTACTTGA
- a CDS encoding amino acid ABC transporter permease produces MLADIPNLIKMFLIGPFPQGPLGGLAINVFLAVITMASGFILGLFLALGRISKNIVIRRIVTCVIEITRALPLLLIVFWFYFFIPLLAGRPLPILLSAYLSLTFYSAVNQAEIFRGGLTSIDKGQWQVASCTGLSHYQCMTYIILPQVLRMMLPSFVGFLISLFKDTSVIYIIGIIDLTQIGIMLSQREPDKLIFSYILVAMLYFILCFILSHFAKKWESKQARWSK; encoded by the coding sequence ATGTTGGCTGATATTCCTAATCTTATAAAGATGTTTTTGATAGGTCCTTTTCCACAAGGTCCTTTAGGCGGTCTTGCCATAAATGTTTTTCTTGCTGTCATCACTATGGCATCAGGGTTTATTTTGGGTCTATTTTTAGCCTTAGGCCGGATCTCCAAAAATATTGTAATCAGACGGATTGTCACCTGTGTGATTGAAATCACCCGTGCACTGCCATTGTTACTGATAGTATTCTGGTTTTATTTCTTTATCCCTCTTCTTGCAGGCAGACCGTTACCAATCCTTTTGAGTGCTTATCTTTCGCTTACTTTTTATTCTGCTGTAAATCAGGCTGAAATTTTTAGGGGGGGCCTTACGAGTATTGATAAAGGACAATGGCAAGTTGCTTCCTGCACAGGTTTATCACATTATCAATGTATGACATATATTATCCTGCCTCAAGTACTGAGAATGATGCTACCATCCTTTGTCGGCTTTTTAATATCTCTTTTCAAAGATACTTCTGTTATATATATTATAGGAATTATAGACCTGACTCAGATAGGAATAATGCTTAGTCAGCGGGAGCCGGATAAACTTATTTTTTCATATATTCTGGTAGCAATGCTGTATTTTATATTGTGCTTTATTCTTTCACATTTTGCAAAAAAGTGGGAATCAAAGCAGGCGAGATGGTCTAAATGA
- a CDS encoding amino acid ABC transporter permease translates to MVELIMGSIINYEFDWQKILSGQYLEWILQGIQISLSLMLLSSLFAVVLGVLLTFGQLSKYRVIRFISFLYIELCRNIPTLIWLLFFYYVFPELFSEPIKTMLNNNQALNFWAAIAGLSISSSGYISEIIRGGISGVSKEQVSAARTLGHSQWEIWIYIIWPQAIRICFPPLVSRLIHNMKNSSLALALSVHEIVWATQQIESITFRGIEATIIATLFFLCINYVFSRLGLSVEKRFLTDKNFKKIKKVKDVG, encoded by the coding sequence ATGGTCGAATTAATTATGGGGTCAATTATCAATTACGAATTTGATTGGCAGAAAATTTTAAGCGGACAATATCTTGAGTGGATATTGCAGGGAATTCAGATTTCTTTAAGTCTGATGCTTCTATCCTCTCTGTTTGCCGTTGTACTCGGAGTCTTGCTTACCTTTGGACAGTTATCAAAATACCGGGTGATTCGCTTTATTTCTTTCCTTTATATTGAGTTATGTAGGAACATTCCGACTCTTATTTGGTTGTTGTTCTTTTATTATGTGTTTCCGGAACTTTTTTCCGAACCCATTAAAACAATGCTTAACAACAATCAAGCTTTAAATTTCTGGGCTGCCATTGCTGGTTTATCTATCAGCAGCAGTGGTTATATTAGTGAAATCATAAGGGGAGGGATATCGGGTGTATCCAAGGAGCAGGTCTCTGCTGCACGCACTCTGGGTCACTCACAATGGGAGATTTGGATATATATAATTTGGCCGCAGGCTATACGCATTTGTTTTCCACCTCTTGTTTCCCGGCTTATTCATAATATGAAAAACAGTTCCCTGGCTTTGGCTTTATCGGTACACGAAATTGTATGGGCTACCCAGCAGATTGAATCTATTACATTCCGCGGAATAGAGGCGACAATAATAGCAACGCTCTTCTTTTTATGTATCAATTATGTCTTTAGCCGTTTGGGGTTGTCAGTAGAAAAAAGATTTTTAACAGATAAAAATTTTAAAAAAATAAAGAAGGTAAAAGATGTTGGCTGA
- a CDS encoding transporter substrate-binding domain-containing protein produces the protein MFMKKIFSQKSSLNSVKRANTINIGVVDNSPPMCFSEDGNKLVGFDVDLAKSIAKRLNVSLNLQPLKNKERIEYILTNKIDACIAKLNHTKARDNLIDFSVSYLQDCKKILMYKENIGPISELAGKDIAYTIDTSTAMEIENFFEEHNWVKPNFIAYCSDEQAYNAMKHKLVAGYASDEIIINHFINGEAERGNFQYHPEVCCYSYFCVGVSENDSEWLNEINNILLEIYDSGEYEEIFYKWFKSQDKKFLKPFERWSN, from the coding sequence ATGTTTATGAAGAAAATTTTCAGCCAAAAATCGAGCTTGAACTCTGTTAAAAGGGCTAATACTATCAATATAGGTGTAGTAGATAACTCTCCACCTATGTGTTTTAGCGAGGATGGGAATAAACTCGTAGGCTTCGATGTCGACCTGGCTAAAAGTATCGCGAAACGCTTAAATGTGTCACTGAATCTCCAGCCGTTAAAAAACAAGGAACGTATTGAGTACATCCTTACTAATAAAATCGATGCCTGTATAGCTAAGCTGAATCACACCAAAGCTCGTGATAATCTGATTGACTTCAGTGTCTCTTATCTTCAGGACTGTAAAAAAATCCTTATGTATAAAGAGAATATAGGCCCAATAAGCGAATTGGCAGGCAAAGACATAGCTTACACCATCGACACAAGTACAGCAATGGAAATAGAAAATTTCTTTGAAGAACATAATTGGGTCAAACCGAATTTTATTGCTTATTGTTCAGATGAACAGGCGTATAATGCGATGAAGCACAAACTAGTAGCCGGATATGCAAGTGATGAGATAATTATAAATCATTTTATAAATGGCGAAGCAGAGAGGGGCAATTTTCAGTATCATCCGGAAGTATGTTGTTACTCGTATTTTTGCGTTGGTGTTTCTGAAAATGATTCCGAGTGGTTAAATGAAATAAATAATATTCTGCTTGAAATCTACGATTCTGGCGAATATGAGGAAATTTTTTACAAATGGTTTAAATCCCAGGACAAGAAATTTTTGAAACCCTTTGAAAGATGGTCGAATTAA